The Methanothermobacter sp. CaT2 DNA window CCGAAAATTCAGGAAGGATCCCTTCACTGTTGTTGACCTCATAAACTTCAAGACCATGTCATCCCACCTTGCAGCCTTCCTCTGGGTATGCACAGATGGGCTGGGTGTGAAACCATGCAACGCCATAGTGGCGGGGGGTACCGGTTCTGGTAAAACAACAACCCTGAACACAGTATCTGCATTCGTGCCTCCGACCGAGCGTATAATAACCATCGAGGATACCCTGGAGCTTCAGCTACCCCACACCCATGTACTCAGGATGGAGACAAGGCCGCCCAACATAGAGGGTAAGGGGGAACTTGACATGGACACCCTCGTAAAGAACTCCCTCCGTCAGAGGCCCGACAGGGTCATTGTGGGGGAGGTGAGGGGCAGTGAGGCTATAACCCTATTCACAGCCCTCAACACAGGTCACAGTGGATTCGGGACACTCCACGCCAACACAGCAAGGGAGACCATAACCCGTCTCATAAACCCACCCATGAATGTCCCCCGGATCATGATACCGGCCCTGGACTTCATAATAATGCAGAACAGGATGTACAGGCCGGAGGGCGGCTCCATAAGGAGGATAACTGAGGTCGCCGAGGTCGTGGGTATGGAGGAGGGTAACGTCCAGCTCAACAGGGTCTTTGAGTGGAACAGCGTGGCTGATAAGGTTGAATATGTTGGTATAGCCAGCCAGACCCTCCGGGAGATAGCGGAACTGAGGGCCATAAGCATAAATGAAATCGAGGAGGAAATCGAGAGGAGGAGGCTCGTCCTTGAATACATGGCCGATGAGAATATAAGGAGCATAGATGAGGTGGGACGTTACATCCATGAATACTACAGGGACCCGGACGGTGTCCTGGACAGCATACTCTGAGGCGTATATAATGGTCTCCATCAGGGATATATTTGACAAACTTGGCGGCATAACACTCACATCCACAAAGAAGGTGGGTGAGGGTGTCCAGAAGCCGGTTCAGAAGATGGGTGAAATAAAGCCGAAGGCACCCCCCATTGGAAGGCCGGGAGGACTTCTGAAGAGGAGTTCAGAGAAACCAAAGCCAGGATTTCTCTCAAGGAGGGGCTCCGCCCGCGTCATAAGCCGCATGAAAATGACTCCTGAGGAGATAGAGGTCTTCAAGGGACTCATAGAAGCAGATAAGAGGCTGGAGGAGAGGGGTGAGGACAGTGCGACTCGTGCCAGCTTTGAGAGGGCGTCCCTTGAGGAACTCCTGAAGGAGGAGGAGAAGGAAAAGCTTGACCCTAAACTCATAATGATCCTTGGAGGTGGATCAGGAGCGGTCCTCCTGGTGGTGATGGTCCTCCTTGGATTTGGAATTGAGATAGGCCTTGCAATGATGCTTGCTGTTCTTTTCATGGCGATAATTATAATCTTCCTCCCGAACCTCCAGAGGGGTAAACGTTCAAGTGAGGCTTCAAGGGAACTTCCCTTCGCCCTCCGTCAGATGGCAACCGAGCTCAAATCCGGTCTCGGGCTCCATGACAGTATGAGATCAGTCGCGATGTCAGGCTACGGGGCACTCTCTGAGGAGTTTGCAAGGACCCTTGAGGAGATCAAGTATGGTGAGACAACAGAGAATGCACTCATTGAGATGAGCAACCGCATAGAATCTGATGGGCTTAAGAGGGCGGTTTACCAGATCACAAGGACCCTCAACAGTGGTGGGGACCTATCAAAGACCCTGAATGTTATAGCCGATGATATTGCCTATGAAATGAGGATGAAGCTCAAGGACTATTCACAGAAGCTTAATTCATTCACAATGATATACATGTTCCTGGCGATTCTCGGCCCTGTGATATTCCTCGTCATGCTTCTTGCAGCCGCCACGGTCATGGGTTCAGTTCTACCACCCATAGCCATAATAATGATATACCTGTTCCTCTTCCCCATGCTCGTGGGGTTCATGGCCTTCATGATCAAAAGACTTGAGCCAAAGCTCTAGCATCTGGTCGACAGCCACATTAATTTTTTGACAGCTTTGATGGATATTTGAGCTCTGGATCAATTTTTTAGAACTTTCACTTTACCGAAAAAAGGTTCTCCGGGCATTTGAAGTTCCGGATCAATTTTGCACAGCTTTTCACTGTTCCTTCAGGGCGTGGAGGAGTTCATGGTATTTCTTCTCTCCAAGGAGGTGGATGAGTCTGTGCTGTTTCTCTTCACCCAGAAAATGGAGCAGTCTGTGGTATGCATCTCCACCCAGGAGGTGGAGGAGTTCATGGTAGGTTTCCTCCACAGTCAGCTTCACATCAACTTCGAAACCAGCCATCCTGAGACGGTTCAGCAGATCAGCTGTCCTTGGAAGCCTTAAACTGGCCCTCCTGATTAGTTCAGCATCCCTGAATATCTCCCGGGGGGTGCCCTCTGCAATGAGTTCGCCACTGTTAAGGACAAAGACCCTCTCTGCAAACTGGCTTATTATTTCAACGTCATGGGAGGATATCATGACCGTTATGCCCTCCCTGCTCAGTTCAAGGAGTATCCTGATTATACCATCGGCTGTCTCCGGGTCCAGACCGGTCGTTGGCTCGTCAAGTACCATGATCTCAGGCTTCATTGCAAGTATACCGGCGATGGCCACCCTCTTCTTTTCCCCTCCGCTCAGGTGGTGTGGTGCCCGGTTCTCATAGCCGCTCATACCAACCTTTTCCAGTGATTCAGCCACCCTCTCCTCAACCTCATCCTCAGGAAGGCCGAGATTCATGGGTCCAAAGGCAACATCCTCCCTGACTGTTGGCGAGAATAGCTGGTCATCAGGGTTCTGAAAGACTATTCCGACCTTCTGTCGGATCTTGATCAGTTCATCCTTGCTGTAGTCTACCCTTTCACCATCAATTATGACCTCACCGGCAGCTGGTTTCAGTATGCCGTTTAGGTGCAGAAAAAGTGTTGATTTGCCTGCCCCGTTGGGCCCTATAACAGCAACCCTTTCACCCCTCTCCACCTTCATGTTTATACCCCTGAGGGCGGGTGTGCCGTCCGGGTAGCTGTAGCTTAAATCCCTGAGCTCGATCATCCAATCACCAGTAGCCGACCTGGAGTATATGGAGCAGCGCGAGTATAAAGATGTTTGCGGCTGCAAAGAGGACATCCCACCTGCCAAGGGTGCTTCTTGCAGTGTACATCTGACTGTCCTGGCTGTACCCACGGCTCAGCATGCTGAGGTACACCCTTTCCCCCTGCTCATATGCTCTCAGGAACATCATTGCAATGGTCTCACCCACCTTCCTGAGCCTCCAGCTATAGGATGTCCTTTTATTCCATATATCAAAGCAGCGGGTCTTCTGTGCGTTCCTTATCCTCTCAAGTTCATCATAGAAGAAGAACAGGTACCTTACTGTGAGGTTGAGCAGCATTGCAAAGTCTGAGGGGACACCGATTCTCCTTGCTGAACCAACCAGTTCCTGCATTGATGTTGTTGATGATAGAAGGATCACCGCTGTCACGCTCACGGTTACCTTCCCTAGGAGCAGGGCACCGAAGATCAGCCCCTCCAGTGTCACATCCATACCCAGGGGGCCGGTCCAGATAACAGTCCCTGGCCGTATGAAGGGCTGGAAGAGTGCAATGAAACCTCCGAAGGGGAGTATAAGGATTATACGCTTAAGGGCGTATGATGGTGATACATTTGATAGGAGTATAAGCAGGAGGAGATAGGCCTCCATCAAGATCAGTGTAACCACGCTGCTGGCTGAAACAGCGAAGGCTATAATTATGAAGGTTATTATGAGTTTGATACGCCCATCAAGCCTGTGGATTGAGCTCTCCTTGAGGCTCTCCCTTTCGATGTTTATGAGGTCTTCCATTCGACTTCACCAGAAAAAATTAATTGGGAGGATCACTCCTCTCCTCCCTCTTCACCTGCAGCTTCCCTGCCCCTGAAAACTGCGCCAACACCGTAGGCTATGGCCAGTACCAGGATCGTACCGATTACCATTGAAACTACACCGCCAAAGGGACTGTCACCCAGCGCCGGGAGGGTGTAGTCTGGTAGCGGTGACTCGAGGACGGGTTCTGTTTCAGGGTTTGGCATCACCTTCTCGGCGGTGCTCTCAAGGCCGTCCGGGTTTGGTGAGGCAAGGAACGGTGCCAGCACAGCTATTATGAGGGCAATTATTATGCCGGCAGTCATGAATTTTTTGTCTCGGGCATTCATTTTGATAACACCTCGGCACTTTTCTTTCCCCAGTCCCTCAGGGAGAAAAGATCAGGGCGGCTGCTCTGAATTGCAAGAACAACCACGACGGTTATTGCAGCCTCTATGAGGCCTATGACTGCGTGGTAGAGTCCCATCATCCAGAGTCCCTGTACGAGGGGGAATGTTCCTGCTATCCACATCTCCACTGCACAGGCAATGGCTGCAAGGAATATTGATGCCCATGATGCCACAATCACTGCGGGTATTTCACCTGCAGATCTCAGTGCCCTGAAGAGGTAGTAACCGGTGAAACCTCCAATCACACCCATGTTGAAGATGTTTGCACCCAGTGCCGTTATTCCTCCGTCACCGAAGATGAGTCCCTGCAGTATCAGTACAATTGAGAGAAGCAGGACAGCCGCCCAGGGACTTGCAAATATTATTGCAACAAGGGCAGCTCCAACCATGTGACCGCTGGTACCCCAGGGTATCGGTATGTTCATCGCCTGTATTGCAAATATTCCCGCTGCAAGAACAGCAAACAGTGGTATCTGCC harbors:
- a CDS encoding CpaF family protein, which produces MRDKRKEILKEILGEFAADEEEPPREERKERQAESEFKVEKVLEKPKPKPASPRVDLKDVEIIEGDLIPQYKVSLPKFSEKERELLNEIREKLVEVAVSKGEEFRIDESTFMSEVKEFLRMKGVRNVDKLAKQISQEMLGYGELDPLIKDDDLEEIMVIGVKKPVFVYHRKLGMMITNVVFNNDDDIKAIVDLIARQVNRRIDQQTPILDARLPDGSRVNATIPPVSPDGSTLTIRKFRKDPFTVVDLINFKTMSSHLAAFLWVCTDGLGVKPCNAIVAGGTGSGKTTTLNTVSAFVPPTERIITIEDTLELQLPHTHVLRMETRPPNIEGKGELDMDTLVKNSLRQRPDRVIVGEVRGSEAITLFTALNTGHSGFGTLHANTARETITRLINPPMNVPRIMIPALDFIIMQNRMYRPEGGSIRRITEVAEVVGMEEGNVQLNRVFEWNSVADKVEYVGIASQTLREIAELRAISINEIEEEIERRRLVLEYMADENIRSIDEVGRYIHEYYRDPDGVLDSIL
- a CDS encoding type II secretion system F family protein; translated protein: MRWDVTSMNTTGTRTVSWTAYSEAYIMVSIRDIFDKLGGITLTSTKKVGEGVQKPVQKMGEIKPKAPPIGRPGGLLKRSSEKPKPGFLSRRGSARVISRMKMTPEEIEVFKGLIEADKRLEERGEDSATRASFERASLEELLKEEEKEKLDPKLIMILGGGSGAVLLVVMVLLGFGIEIGLAMMLAVLFMAIIIIFLPNLQRGKRSSEASRELPFALRQMATELKSGLGLHDSMRSVAMSGYGALSEEFARTLEEIKYGETTENALIEMSNRIESDGLKRAVYQITRTLNSGGDLSKTLNVIADDIAYEMRMKLKDYSQKLNSFTMIYMFLAILGPVIFLVMLLAAATVMGSVLPPIAIIMIYLFLFPMLVGFMAFMIKRLEPKL
- a CDS encoding ATP-binding cassette domain-containing protein, which encodes MIELRDLSYSYPDGTPALRGINMKVERGERVAVIGPNGAGKSTLFLHLNGILKPAAGEVIIDGERVDYSKDELIKIRQKVGIVFQNPDDQLFSPTVREDVAFGPMNLGLPEDEVEERVAESLEKVGMSGYENRAPHHLSGGEKKRVAIAGILAMKPEIMVLDEPTTGLDPETADGIIRILLELSREGITVMISSHDVEIISQFAERVFVLNSGELIAEGTPREIFRDAELIRRASLRLPRTADLLNRLRMAGFEVDVKLTVEETYHELLHLLGGDAYHRLLHFLGEEKQHRLIHLLGEKKYHELLHALKEQ
- the cbiQ gene encoding cobalt ECF transporter T component CbiQ, with the translated sequence MEDLINIERESLKESSIHRLDGRIKLIITFIIIAFAVSASSVVTLILMEAYLLLLILLSNVSPSYALKRIILILPFGGFIALFQPFIRPGTVIWTGPLGMDVTLEGLIFGALLLGKVTVSVTAVILLSSTTSMQELVGSARRIGVPSDFAMLLNLTVRYLFFFYDELERIRNAQKTRCFDIWNKRTSYSWRLRKVGETIAMMFLRAYEQGERVYLSMLSRGYSQDSQMYTARSTLGRWDVLFAAANIFILALLHILQVGYW
- a CDS encoding PDGLE domain-containing protein, with protein sequence MNARDKKFMTAGIIIALIIAVLAPFLASPNPDGLESTAEKVMPNPETEPVLESPLPDYTLPALGDSPFGGVVSMVIGTILVLAIAYGVGAVFRGREAAGEEGGEE
- the cbiM gene encoding cobalt transporter CbiM; the encoded protein is MHIPDGFIPFPQYLVYWLIALVALYFSMQWAGKDLKERQIPLFAVLAAGIFAIQAMNIPIPWGTSGHMVGAALVAIIFASPWAAVLLLSIVLILQGLIFGDGGITALGANIFNMGVIGGFTGYYLFRALRSAGEIPAVIVASWASIFLAAIACAVEMWIAGTFPLVQGLWMMGLYHAVIGLIEAAITVVVVLAIQSSRPDLFSLRDWGKKSAEVLSK